The Saccopteryx leptura isolate mSacLep1 chromosome 2, mSacLep1_pri_phased_curated, whole genome shotgun sequence genome has a window encoding:
- the AQP3 gene encoding aquaporin-3, whose amino-acid sequence MGRQKELMSRCGEMLHIRYRLLRQALAECLGTLILVMFGCGSVAQVVLSRGTHGGFLTINLAFGFAVTLGILIAGQVSGAHLNPAVTFAMCFLAREPWIKLPIYTLAQTLGAFLGAGIVFGLYYDAIWAFANNELVVSGPNGTAGIFATYPSGHLDMVNGFFDQFIGTASLIVCVLAIVDPYNNPVPRGLEAFTVGLVVLVIGTSMGFNSGYAVNPARDFGPRLFTAIAGWGSEVFTTGRHWWWVPIISPLLGSIAGVLVYQLMIGCHLEQPPPSTEQENVKLAHVKHKEQL is encoded by the exons ATGGGTCGACAGAAAGAGCTGATGTCCCGCTGCGGGGAGATGCTCCACATCCGCTACCGGCTGCTTCGCCAGGCGCTGGCTGAGTGCCTGGGAACCCTCATCCTCGTG ATGTTTGGTTGTGGCTCCGTGGCCCAGGTCGTGCTTAGCCGGGGTACCCATGGTGGTTTCCTTACCATCAACCTGGCCTTTGGCTTTGCTGTCACCTTGGGCATACTCATCGCTGGCCAGGTCTCCG GGGCCCACCTGAACCCTGCTGTGACCTTTGCCATGTGCTTCCTGGCAAGAGAGCCCTGGATCAAGCTGCCCATCTACACCCTGGCTCAGACACTGGGAGCCTTCCTGGGTGCTGGGATTGTTTTTGGGCTGTACTATG ATGCAATCTGGGCCTTTGCCAACAATGAGTTGGTAGTCTCAGGCCCCAATGGCACGGCGGGCATCTTTGCCACCTATCCCTCTGGACACTTGGACATGGTCAATGGCTTCTTCGACCAG TTTATCGGCACAGCCTCCCTCATCGTGTGTGTGCTGGCCATTGTGGACCCCTACAACAACCCTGTCCCCCGTGGCCTGGAGGCCTTCACTGTGGGCCTGGTGGTTCTGGTCATTGGCACCTCTATGGGCTTCAATTCCGGCTATGCTGTCAACCCTGCCCGGGACTTCGGCCCTCGCCTCTTCACTGCCATCGCCGGCTGGGGCTCAGAAGTGTTCAC GACTGGCCGCCACTGGTGGTGGGTGCCCATCATCTCCCCGCTCCTGGGCTCCATTGCCGGAGTCTTGGTGTACCAGCTCATGATTGGCTGCCACCTAGAGCAGCCTCCACCCtccactgagcaggagaatgtgAAACTGGCCCACGTGAAGCACAAGGAACAGCTCTGA